Proteins encoded together in one Marinithermus hydrothermalis DSM 14884 window:
- a CDS encoding LacI family DNA-binding transcriptional regulator, with protein MLDCIWKLTRSVSTGCHEEKITIHEVAKHAGVGIGTVSRVINNHPSVRPETRARVLAAMEALGYTPNPHARRIAGGRSYTVSVMLPFIATEFYTRLVEGIERVLSEQRYDLALFPILTKRRLERFLTSHTLAYQTDGLIVASYNLAELFPGGHLPTDRPVVFVDAQSPRHDSVYLDNRLGGRIAAEYLMRFPGGLYAIGVEEELDQAFKNTGFAERIQGFQETLAQHNRPLPPRHVFKTRFSAEGGRLALQHFLRQGSPPFNIFATADLVALGVIEEAQRLKLNIGQDVRVLGFDGQPWTEAKGISTLMQPVEAMGERAATLLLERMEGHKGRPRSVRFEPILIERTSTGYPPDAVYVP; from the coding sequence GTGTTAGACTGTATTTGGAAATTAACGAGAAGCGTTTCCACGGGTTGCCATGAGGAAAAAATCACCATCCATGAGGTCGCCAAGCACGCCGGAGTCGGGATCGGCACCGTCAGCCGCGTGATCAACAACCACCCTTCCGTCCGGCCGGAGACCCGCGCGCGCGTCCTCGCGGCCATGGAAGCGCTGGGCTACACCCCCAACCCGCACGCGCGCCGCATCGCGGGAGGGCGCAGCTACACCGTCTCCGTCATGCTGCCCTTCATCGCCACCGAGTTCTACACCCGGCTCGTGGAGGGCATCGAACGCGTGCTTTCCGAGCAGCGCTACGACCTCGCCCTCTTCCCCATCCTGACCAAGCGGCGGCTCGAGCGCTTCCTCACCAGCCACACCCTCGCCTACCAGACCGACGGCTTGATCGTCGCCTCGTACAACCTCGCCGAGCTCTTCCCCGGCGGGCATCTCCCCACCGACCGCCCGGTGGTCTTCGTGGACGCGCAAAGCCCCCGGCACGACTCGGTCTACCTGGATAACCGCCTGGGCGGGCGGATCGCCGCGGAGTACCTGATGCGCTTCCCCGGTGGCCTGTACGCGATCGGGGTGGAGGAGGAGCTCGATCAGGCCTTCAAGAACACGGGGTTCGCCGAGCGGATCCAAGGATTCCAGGAGACCCTCGCCCAACACAACCGCCCCTTGCCGCCCCGCCACGTTTTCAAAACCCGCTTCAGCGCTGAAGGCGGACGCCTCGCCCTACAGCACTTCCTGCGCCAGGGCAGCCCCCCCTTCAACATCTTCGCCACCGCGGACCTCGTCGCGCTCGGCGTGATCGAGGAGGCCCAGCGCCTCAAGCTCAACATCGGCCAGGACGTTCGCGTCCTGGGGTTTGACGGCCAGCCCTGGACCGAAGCTAAAGGCATCTCCACCCTGATGCAACCGGTCGAAGCCATGGGAGAACGCGCCGCGACACTATTGCTCGAACGCATGGAAGGGCATAAGGGCCGACCGCGTTCGGTGCGGTTCGAGCCCATCCTGATCGAGCGCACCTCGACCGGGTACCCGCCGGACGCGGTGTACGTCCCCTAG
- the upp gene encoding uracil phosphoribosyltransferase yields MKVTVVDHPLIQHKLALLRDERTGSKDFRELMAEVSMLMAYEAMRDLELEEITVKTPVAYARAYTLSGKKLALVAVLRAGLVMVEGIVRLVPAAKVGHIGLYRDPESLAPVEYYAKLPQDIHERRVFLTDPMLATGGSAARALQILKDKGATSIKLMSILAAPEGIERVQREHPDVEIVTAAVDERLNEKGYIVPGLGDAGDRIYGTK; encoded by the coding sequence ATGAAGGTCACGGTTGTGGATCACCCCCTTATTCAACACAAGCTGGCCCTTCTTCGGGACGAACGCACCGGAAGCAAGGACTTCCGAGAGCTCATGGCCGAGGTCTCGATGCTCATGGCGTACGAGGCCATGCGCGATCTGGAGCTCGAGGAGATCACCGTCAAGACCCCAGTCGCCTACGCGCGGGCGTACACCCTCTCGGGGAAGAAGCTCGCCCTGGTCGCGGTACTTCGGGCGGGGCTGGTGATGGTGGAGGGCATCGTGCGCCTGGTGCCGGCCGCCAAGGTAGGGCACATCGGGTTGTACCGCGATCCAGAGTCGCTCGCACCCGTCGAGTACTACGCGAAACTCCCGCAGGACATCCACGAGCGCCGGGTCTTCCTCACCGACCCCATGCTCGCCACCGGGGGCAGCGCCGCGCGGGCCCTTCAGATTCTGAAGGATAAAGGCGCGACCTCCATCAAGCTCATGAGCATCCTCGCGGCCCCCGAGGGCATCGAGCGGGTGCAGCGAGAACACCCGGACGTGGAGATCGTGACCGCGGCGGTGGACGAACGGCTGAACGAGAAAGGGTACATCGTGCCGGGCCTGGGCGACGCCGGGGACCGGATCTACGGAACGAAGTGA
- a CDS encoding MraY family glycosyltransferase produces MPEPLERFLWSLGVADPTGPGWLAVVGTFVLAAVATWRFIPTVRAFALKVGWADPPSPRRLNRTPLPNAGGLAIYGGVWVALVLAFLLRPNVLVDVQLQVFAIMLGGAVLVLTGFVDDQFGLPPLFRLGVQVLTALLLYATGIRIEAAFGSPIDPALSFLLTILWIVGVTNAMNLIDGVDGLAGGVGFITAMSLLAASAQFETRAAATLVLAALGGAALGFLRHNLHPSRIIMGDAGAYFFGYVLAASSILGNLKITTVFALFPPLLFLLIPVVDTAQVIVRRLLAGKNPLSTPGKDHLHHRLLARGLSQHQVAYLLWGATLLANLAAMLVQGMNYPTVLTTAGGTTLLLGFAVWRRRRAAQREAQTPDPNSTDPEAQTR; encoded by the coding sequence ATGCCCGAACCCCTCGAGCGTTTCCTGTGGAGCCTGGGCGTCGCGGACCCCACCGGTCCCGGGTGGCTGGCCGTGGTGGGCACCTTCGTACTCGCCGCGGTCGCCACCTGGCGGTTCATCCCCACGGTGCGGGCCTTCGCTTTGAAGGTAGGGTGGGCCGACCCGCCCTCCCCGCGCCGCCTGAACCGCACCCCGCTCCCTAACGCCGGGGGGCTCGCGATCTATGGGGGGGTGTGGGTCGCGCTGGTGCTGGCGTTTCTCTTGCGCCCCAACGTCCTGGTGGACGTCCAGCTCCAGGTGTTCGCGATCATGCTCGGGGGAGCGGTGCTCGTCCTCACGGGATTCGTGGACGACCAGTTCGGGCTGCCGCCCCTGTTTCGCCTGGGCGTGCAGGTCCTCACCGCGCTGTTGCTCTACGCGACCGGGATCCGCATCGAAGCCGCGTTCGGCTCGCCGATTGATCCCGCTCTTTCCTTCCTCCTCACGATCCTCTGGATCGTGGGCGTCACCAACGCGATGAACTTGATCGACGGGGTGGACGGCCTTGCGGGCGGTGTGGGGTTCATCACCGCGATGAGCCTCCTCGCGGCCTCCGCCCAGTTCGAAACCCGGGCGGCGGCCACCCTGGTCCTCGCCGCCTTGGGCGGGGCCGCGCTCGGTTTCCTCCGGCACAACCTGCACCCCTCGCGGATCATCATGGGGGACGCCGGCGCGTACTTTTTCGGGTACGTCCTCGCCGCGAGCAGCATCCTCGGTAACCTCAAGATCACCACCGTCTTCGCCCTCTTCCCCCCCCTCCTCTTCCTCCTCATCCCGGTCGTGGACACGGCCCAGGTCATCGTGCGCCGCCTTTTGGCGGGCAAGAACCCCCTCTCCACACCGGGCAAGGACCACCTGCACCACCGCCTTTTGGCCCGCGGGCTCTCGCAACACCAGGTGGCCTACCTCCTCTGGGGCGCCACGCTCCTCGCGAACCTCGCTGCGATGCTCGTGCAGGGCATGAACTACCCGACCGTCCTCACCACGGCTGGCGGCACGACCCTCCTGCTCGGTTTCGCCGTCTGGCGCCGCAGGCGCGCCGCGCAGCGCGAAGCCCAAACACCAGATCCCAACTCCACCGATCCCGAGGCGCAAACCCGATGA
- a CDS encoding M20/M25/M40 family metallo-hydrolase has protein sequence MPHAVLDLLRAFAPLRTEAERAHFLEVYFRQRGMEPRRDALGNLWVGRGTVVLAAHIDTVLEPTPLREAEGAWWGPGVGDNSSGVAVLASLAGEVPEGVVLAFTVGEEGLGNLKGARALVRALKPEVFVAVDGYLGSLVERALGSVRLRARFLGPGGHAWGDRKAPNPVRALGEALAEAYALARGADTAVNAGRVWGGEAINALPREAGCELDLRALEPGELRALEGGVRQALMAAAQRVGVRLEVEVLGRRPVGRTAPEGLLALAEAACWAEGVRVLRQAGSTDASAAVEAGIPALGIGVYRGGGAHTPGEWVDPASLRVGRRVLLRFVRELTAAGVGRGLR, from the coding sequence ATGCCGCACGCGGTGCTGGACCTTCTGCGCGCCTTCGCGCCCTTACGCACCGAAGCCGAACGCGCCCACTTCCTCGAGGTTTACTTCCGCCAACGCGGGATGGAGCCGCGCCGGGACGCTCTCGGAAACCTCTGGGTGGGTCGTGGTACGGTGGTGCTGGCCGCCCACATCGACACGGTCCTCGAGCCCACCCCGCTCCGCGAGGCGGAAGGGGCGTGGTGGGGACCGGGGGTGGGGGATAACTCGAGCGGCGTCGCGGTGCTGGCGAGCCTCGCGGGGGAGGTCCCGGAGGGCGTGGTGTTGGCCTTCACCGTGGGGGAGGAGGGGCTTGGGAACCTTAAGGGCGCGCGGGCCTTGGTGCGGGCCCTTAAGCCCGAGGTTTTCGTTGCGGTGGATGGATACCTGGGCAGTCTGGTGGAGCGAGCGCTGGGTTCGGTGCGGTTGCGGGCGCGGTTTTTAGGGCCGGGCGGGCATGCCTGGGGGGACCGAAAGGCACCGAACCCGGTCCGGGCTCTTGGGGAAGCGCTCGCGGAGGCGTACGCGCTGGCGCGGGGGGCGGACACGGCCGTGAACGCGGGGCGGGTGTGGGGAGGAGAGGCGATCAACGCCCTGCCTCGCGAGGCGGGGTGCGAGCTGGACCTGAGGGCGCTCGAGCCGGGCGAGTTGCGGGCCCTTGAGGGGGGGGTGCGGCAGGCGCTGATGGCGGCTGCGCAACGGGTGGGGGTACGGCTCGAGGTGGAGGTGTTGGGCCGCCGACCGGTGGGGCGCACCGCGCCGGAGGGGTTGCTGGCACTGGCGGAGGCCGCGTGTTGGGCGGAGGGGGTCAGGGTGCTGCGCCAGGCGGGCTCGACGGATGCGAGCGCGGCGGTTGAGGCGGGGATTCCTGCTTTGGGGATCGGCGTGTACCGCGGCGGCGGGGCGCACACGCCGGGGGAGTGGGTGGATCCAGCGTCGTTGCGCGTGGGGCGTCGGGTGTTGCTGCGCTTTGTGCGGGAGTTGACGGCCGCCGGGGTGGGGCGGGGTTTGCGCTAA
- a CDS encoding putative dsRNA-binding protein, whose product MTHPKSALIAYCRTKGLAGPEFDTRGTGPEHDPLFISDVMVNGTVVATGQGRTKREAERIAAELAYEALKSTHGEIERKSGSGGRKKKRKSSEPSNNESSPALTSWPIFPEVLAEALRIANQRLPNGLKGLEAAEQVTRLTAEIYKGLLEDLTAEATE is encoded by the coding sequence ATGACCCATCCGAAGAGTGCGCTGATCGCCTACTGCCGCACCAAGGGGCTGGCAGGGCCCGAGTTCGACACCCGCGGCACCGGCCCCGAGCACGACCCCCTCTTCATCAGCGACGTCATGGTGAACGGCACCGTGGTCGCGACCGGCCAGGGCCGCACCAAACGCGAGGCCGAACGCATCGCCGCGGAACTCGCCTACGAAGCCCTGAAAAGCACCCACGGCGAGATCGAACGGAAAAGCGGCAGCGGGGGACGCAAGAAGAAGCGCAAATCCAGCGAACCCAGCAACAACGAGTCTTCCCCCGCGCTCACCTCCTGGCCGATCTTCCCCGAGGTGCTGGCCGAAGCGCTCCGGATCGCGAACCAACGCCTCCCCAACGGCCTGAAAGGACTCGAGGCCGCCGAGCAGGTCACGCGCCTCACCGCGGAGATCTACAAGGGACTGCTGGAGGACCTGACGGCCGAAGCAACGGAGTAG
- a CDS encoding phosphotransferase has product MAQRSVPLTVVRMLEARFGFPLTLVGDGLEARVLRGGPYVFKVYAPPERALVRREARNMARAGLSERVVEVLDDATLDGYGALIMQAFEGQPLTAARFNDRVLAYLSGFLQRLHTLPEAGRTSSTELAARLDAFAQALRDLPEATELIQQLKGHLAQVGGVTHRFSHRDLWAGNILVREGGEILIVDWARAGGEDPARDLAILKTGTLDLLGEAAATHTLRRIVRQYPEPQALWARLRFYVPLTYLHDLYWFRTKHPEGFAEAVRDKLPRARRFYEAFTPL; this is encoded by the coding sequence GTGGCGCAGCGTTCGGTCCCCCTCACCGTCGTTCGGATGCTCGAGGCCCGCTTCGGCTTCCCCCTCACCCTGGTCGGGGACGGCCTCGAGGCCCGCGTGTTGCGCGGAGGGCCTTACGTCTTCAAGGTGTACGCCCCTCCCGAACGCGCCCTCGTCCGCCGGGAAGCGCGTAACATGGCCCGGGCTGGACTCAGCGAACGCGTGGTGGAGGTGCTGGACGATGCGACGCTGGACGGGTACGGTGCACTCATCATGCAAGCGTTCGAAGGGCAACCGCTCACCGCCGCGCGCTTTAACGACCGGGTCCTCGCGTACCTCTCCGGGTTCTTGCAACGCCTGCACACCCTGCCCGAGGCGGGGCGCACCTCGAGCACCGAGCTCGCCGCGCGGCTGGACGCTTTCGCTCAGGCGCTGCGCGACCTACCCGAGGCCACGGAGCTGATCCAGCAACTCAAGGGGCACCTCGCTCAAGTGGGCGGGGTGACGCACCGCTTTAGCCACCGGGACCTTTGGGCTGGGAACATCCTGGTGCGCGAAGGGGGAGAGATCCTGATCGTGGACTGGGCCCGCGCGGGTGGGGAGGACCCCGCCCGGGACCTGGCCATCCTGAAGACCGGCACGCTGGATCTCTTGGGCGAAGCGGCCGCTACCCACACCCTGCGGCGCATCGTGCGGCAGTACCCGGAGCCCCAAGCCCTCTGGGCGCGCCTGCGGTTCTACGTGCCGCTAACCTACTTGCACGACCTATACTGGTTCCGCACCAAGCACCCCGAGGGGTTCGCGGAGGCCGTGCGGGACAAGCTCCCACGCGCCCGGCGTTTTTACGAAGCGTTCACCCCGCTGTGA
- a CDS encoding ABC transporter ATP-binding protein yields MMETDRSVLTLVRDVWRFVRPFAWKYALGLTFGLLSLGAVIIAPYFLRKAIDAIGQGTDAYVTYAGLVVLAGVIAGLFSWAQRRLSIVASREVEYGIRRALFEKLLTMDAYYYGKTRVGDLMNKLNTDLSAVRDVLGPGINIGWRIVLFLLMAFASMYLVNARLAFLITLLVPPVFIALRVLLRLVHRRYREAQEVFDRISTHAQENFSGIRVVKGFALEERELERFQKLNQAYIERSLALARVEGPLHALMSLLTGLTVVTVLWFGGQDVIRGAMSLGELVQFNAYLLQLSWPLLGLGWVMGIFQRAATSWARLKEVFEAKPRIQDGPEVNPAIRTLGGEVRFEDVWLELGGRTILQGITLTIPEGATLGITGRTGSGKTMLVSLIPRLFEPTRGRVYVGGHEVRTIPLAVLRGAVGMVPQEPFLFSEEIAENIAFGLDEVDMERVVWAAKLAGVHEDILDFPKQYRTPLGERGVTLSGGQRQRTALARALAKQPRILILDDAMSAVDTETESRILNGLKQVLGRQTTILIGHRTSTLRHADWIVVLDEGRVVEEGTHESLLEAGGIYAELDRMQRLEAEVE; encoded by the coding sequence ATGATGGAAACTGACCGGTCAGTTCTAACGCTGGTCCGTGACGTGTGGCGCTTCGTGCGCCCCTTCGCCTGGAAGTACGCCCTGGGGCTTACCTTCGGGCTGCTCAGCCTGGGCGCGGTGATCATTGCCCCGTACTTCCTCCGAAAAGCCATCGACGCGATCGGTCAGGGCACCGACGCGTACGTGACGTACGCGGGCCTGGTCGTCCTCGCGGGGGTGATCGCCGGGCTTTTCTCCTGGGCCCAGCGCAGACTTTCCATCGTCGCGAGCCGTGAGGTCGAGTACGGGATCCGCCGGGCGCTGTTCGAGAAGCTCCTCACCATGGATGCCTACTACTACGGCAAGACCCGGGTGGGGGACCTGATGAACAAACTCAACACCGACCTCTCCGCCGTGCGGGACGTGCTGGGCCCGGGCATCAACATAGGTTGGCGGATCGTGCTCTTCCTGCTCATGGCCTTCGCCTCCATGTACCTGGTCAACGCCCGGCTGGCCTTCCTCATCACCCTCCTGGTGCCTCCTGTGTTCATCGCGCTGCGCGTCCTGCTGCGCCTGGTGCACCGCCGCTACCGCGAAGCGCAGGAGGTCTTCGACCGGATCAGCACCCACGCCCAGGAGAACTTCTCCGGCATCCGCGTGGTCAAGGGGTTCGCCCTCGAGGAACGCGAGCTCGAGCGCTTCCAGAAGCTCAACCAGGCCTACATCGAGCGCAGCCTGGCCCTGGCCCGCGTGGAGGGGCCGCTGCACGCATTAATGAGCCTCCTCACGGGCCTCACCGTGGTCACGGTCCTGTGGTTCGGCGGCCAGGACGTGATCCGCGGCGCGATGAGCCTCGGCGAGCTCGTCCAGTTCAACGCGTACCTGCTCCAGCTCTCCTGGCCTCTCCTGGGCCTTGGGTGGGTGATGGGCATCTTCCAGCGCGCCGCCACCAGCTGGGCGCGCCTCAAGGAGGTTTTCGAGGCGAAGCCGCGCATCCAGGACGGTCCCGAGGTGAACCCCGCGATCCGCACGCTTGGCGGCGAGGTGCGGTTCGAGGACGTCTGGCTCGAGCTGGGGGGGCGGACCATTTTGCAGGGGATCACCCTGACCATCCCGGAAGGCGCCACCCTCGGGATCACCGGCCGGACGGGGAGCGGCAAGACGATGCTGGTCAGCCTCATCCCGCGCCTGTTTGAACCCACGCGGGGCCGGGTCTACGTGGGGGGGCACGAGGTGCGCACGATCCCCCTCGCGGTGCTGCGCGGCGCGGTAGGCATGGTGCCGCAGGAGCCGTTCCTTTTCTCCGAGGAGATCGCGGAGAACATCGCGTTCGGGCTGGACGAGGTGGATATGGAGCGCGTGGTGTGGGCCGCGAAACTCGCGGGCGTGCACGAGGACATCCTGGACTTCCCCAAACAGTACCGGACGCCGCTCGGGGAGCGGGGCGTAACGCTTTCGGGCGGGCAGCGCCAGCGCACCGCGTTGGCCCGCGCGCTCGCGAAGCAGCCGCGGATCCTCATCCTGGACGACGCGATGAGCGCGGTGGACACCGAGACCGAGTCGCGCATCCTGAACGGCTTGAAGCAGGTCCTGGGACGGCAGACCACGATCCTGATCGGGCACCGCACCAGCACGCTCCGCCACGCGGACTGGATCGTGGTCCTGGACGAAGGCCGGGTGGTCGAGGAGGGCACGCACGAGTCGTTGCTCGAGGCGGGCGGGATTTACGCGGAGCTGGACCGCATGCAGCGGCTCGAGGCTGAGGTGGAGTGA
- a CDS encoding response regulator, with protein MIRILLADDHALFRQGLRTLLEAEPEFRVIGEAGNGREALRTALATRPDVILMDIQMPELDGVQATQEILREFPEARVIMLTMYRQDAYVFEAVKAGARGYLLKDAQAEELIDAIRRVHQGEVLLDGELAEQIIQDFRAKREALTTAPAAELTEREVQILRLLAQGATNQEIADELGLSEKTVRNRLSEIFAKLHLNNRTQAALYAIREGLADAEE; from the coding sequence ATGATCCGGATTCTGCTTGCGGACGATCACGCCCTGTTCCGGCAGGGGCTCAGGACGCTGCTGGAGGCCGAGCCGGAGTTCCGGGTGATCGGGGAGGCGGGGAACGGGCGGGAGGCGCTGCGCACGGCGCTCGCCACGCGTCCCGACGTGATTCTGATGGACATCCAGATGCCGGAGCTGGACGGGGTGCAGGCCACGCAGGAGATCCTGCGGGAGTTCCCGGAGGCCCGGGTGATCATGCTCACCATGTACCGGCAGGACGCGTACGTCTTCGAGGCGGTCAAGGCCGGGGCGCGGGGGTATTTGCTCAAGGACGCGCAGGCCGAGGAGCTGATCGACGCGATCCGCCGGGTGCACCAGGGGGAGGTGCTCTTGGACGGGGAGCTGGCGGAGCAGATCATCCAGGATTTTCGGGCGAAGCGGGAGGCCCTGACGACGGCGCCGGCGGCGGAGTTGACGGAGCGGGAGGTGCAGATCCTGCGGCTGTTGGCGCAGGGGGCGACGAACCAGGAGATCGCGGACGAGCTGGGGCTTTCGGAGAAGACGGTGCGCAACCGGCTCTCCGAGATCTTCGCGAAGCTGCACCTCAACAACCGCACCCAGGCCGCCCTGTACGCCATCCGCGAAGGGCTGGCCGACGCAGAGGAGTAA
- a CDS encoding ABC transporter ATP-binding protein: MHSEDEAYKKSFDPRLARRILQYVRPYWRQVVLALVVLLISTLTANVFPLILRYAIDEAIVPQEARAVAERYRILLWASLVFLGVRALDFAARYAETYLLAWIGQRVLYDLRSDIFRKIQRLHVGYFDRTPVGRLLTRITSDVDAINQFITAGLVGLLADLFMLVGIMAFMLALNWKLALVAFAVMPALLGVTTWIRVHMREAYREMRLRLARVNAALQENLSGVLTTQLFVKEARQAERFDALNRSLRDAWIEVIRWFAIFFPIVGVLGEITVALLIWYGGGEVLRGAITFGVLVAFLDYARNFFQPLQDMSDKFNIFQAAMASAERIFNLLDTPEEVTDKPDALPVTRFKGEIRFEHVWFAYTPAGREPAEDEWVLKDVSFQIRPGEKVALVGATGAGKTSTISLITRFYDPQKGRVLIDGRDVREYCQQDLRRAVGLVLVLQDPFLFSGTIEDNLRLGDERIPMERIREVCRFVGVDEFIERLPQGYQTVLHERGGGLSTGQKQLLALARAVLHNPDILLILDEATASVDTETERKIQAAMERVMEGRTSVIIAHRLSTIQHVDRILVFKKGRIVEEGTHAELLEAGGYYAKLYELQYAHA, translated from the coding sequence ATGCATAGCGAAGACGAGGCGTACAAGAAGTCCTTCGACCCGCGGCTTGCGCGCCGCATCCTGCAGTACGTGCGGCCTTACTGGCGGCAGGTCGTCCTTGCACTCGTCGTTTTGTTGATCTCTACCTTGACCGCGAACGTGTTTCCCTTGATCCTGCGGTACGCGATCGACGAGGCCATCGTGCCGCAGGAGGCCCGCGCCGTGGCCGAACGCTACCGGATCTTGCTCTGGGCGAGCCTGGTGTTTCTCGGGGTGCGTGCCTTGGATTTCGCGGCCCGTTACGCGGAAACCTACCTTCTCGCCTGGATCGGGCAGCGCGTGCTCTACGACCTCCGTTCGGACATCTTCCGCAAGATCCAGCGGCTGCACGTGGGGTATTTCGACCGCACCCCGGTGGGGCGTTTGCTGACCCGCATTACCTCGGATGTGGACGCGATCAACCAGTTCATCACCGCAGGGCTGGTCGGGTTGTTGGCCGACCTCTTCATGCTGGTGGGGATCATGGCCTTCATGCTCGCCCTGAACTGGAAGCTGGCCTTGGTCGCGTTCGCGGTGATGCCGGCCTTGCTGGGGGTCACGACCTGGATCCGCGTGCACATGCGCGAGGCGTACCGGGAGATGCGCCTAAGGCTGGCGCGGGTGAACGCCGCCCTTCAGGAGAACCTCTCCGGCGTCTTGACCACGCAGCTTTTCGTGAAGGAGGCCCGGCAGGCGGAGCGTTTTGACGCGCTGAACCGAAGCCTGCGGGACGCTTGGATCGAGGTGATCCGCTGGTTCGCGATCTTCTTCCCCATCGTGGGGGTGCTGGGCGAGATCACGGTGGCCTTGCTCATCTGGTACGGTGGGGGAGAGGTGCTGCGCGGGGCGATCACGTTTGGGGTGCTCGTGGCCTTCCTGGATTACGCGCGCAACTTCTTCCAGCCCCTTCAGGACATGTCCGACAAGTTCAACATCTTCCAAGCCGCGATGGCCTCGGCCGAGCGGATCTTTAACCTGCTGGACACCCCGGAGGAGGTCACCGATAAGCCCGACGCCCTGCCGGTCACGCGCTTTAAGGGCGAGATCCGCTTCGAGCACGTGTGGTTCGCCTACACCCCGGCGGGCCGGGAACCCGCGGAGGACGAGTGGGTCCTCAAGGACGTGTCCTTCCAGATCCGCCCGGGGGAGAAGGTGGCCCTGGTGGGAGCGACCGGCGCAGGGAAGACCAGCACGATCAGCCTCATCACTCGTTTCTACGACCCCCAGAAGGGCCGCGTGCTGATCGACGGGCGGGATGTGCGCGAGTACTGCCAGCAGGACCTGCGGCGGGCGGTTGGGCTGGTGCTGGTGCTTCAAGACCCCTTCCTCTTCTCCGGCACCATCGAGGACAACCTGCGCCTTGGGGACGAGCGCATCCCGATGGAACGCATCCGCGAGGTGTGCCGTTTCGTGGGGGTAGACGAGTTCATCGAGCGGCTGCCCCAAGGGTACCAGACGGTGCTTCACGAGCGCGGGGGCGGGCTCAGCACCGGGCAGAAGCAACTCCTCGCCCTGGCTCGCGCGGTACTGCACAACCCGGACATCCTCCTGATCCTCGATGAGGCCACGGCGAGCGTAGATACCGAGACCGAGCGCAAGATCCAGGCCGCGATGGAGCGCGTGATGGAGGGGCGCACCTCGGTGATCATCGCGCACCGCCTCTCAACGATTCAGCACGTGGACCGGATCCTGGTCTTCAAGAAGGGCCGCATCGTCGAGGAGGGCACGCACGCGGAGTTGCTCGAGGCCGGCGGGTACTACGCGAAGTTGTACGAGCTGCAGTACGCCCACGCCTAG
- a CDS encoding radical SAM protein translates to MSVLLAELRPEATVVSPDRAHVVSFDREGRLLTYFAAGRTYKRSLASEVHLRVREGGRRVRRVLDVEEALAVFREAYALAERAWREAGPALRARLEAEVLRWTPERLWAERERFLKVYKPISILPPDQYFAVVLQATEGCTWNRCTFCTFYADRPFRARNLPEFTAHAEAVRAFLGRGLALRKGIFLADGNALALSLNRLAPLVEAARATFPDRPVYGFIDVFTGERHTLEEWRALKTMGLERVYVGMETGLDALLAFLNKPGSRAELVRFVGELKQAGLGVGLIVMVGVGGRAYRERHAQATLEALREMPLDAKDLVYVSPFVEHPTSAYARLREAAGLEPMLPEEVEAELARLAAAVRRLGVRASRYDIREFVY, encoded by the coding sequence ATGAGCGTGCTATTGGCCGAACTTCGGCCCGAAGCGACGGTTGTGAGCCCCGACCGTGCGCACGTCGTGAGTTTCGATCGGGAGGGGCGTCTCCTCACCTACTTTGCGGCAGGGCGCACCTATAAGCGCAGTCTGGCCTCGGAGGTGCACCTGCGCGTGCGGGAGGGGGGGCGGCGGGTGCGGCGGGTTTTGGACGTGGAGGAGGCCCTCGCGGTCTTTCGCGAGGCCTACGCACTCGCCGAGCGTGCGTGGCGAGAGGCCGGCCCGGCGTTGCGGGCGCGGCTGGAGGCGGAGGTCCTCCGGTGGACACCCGAGCGCTTGTGGGCGGAACGCGAGCGGTTCCTTAAGGTGTACAAGCCCATCTCGATCCTGCCGCCGGACCAGTATTTCGCGGTCGTCCTCCAGGCCACCGAGGGGTGCACCTGGAACCGCTGTACCTTCTGCACCTTCTACGCAGACCGCCCGTTCCGTGCCCGCAACCTCCCGGAGTTCACGGCGCACGCGGAGGCGGTCCGGGCGTTTTTGGGGCGCGGCCTCGCCTTGCGTAAAGGGATCTTCCTTGCGGACGGGAACGCCCTGGCGCTTTCGTTGAACCGGCTTGCTCCGCTCGTGGAAGCGGCCCGTGCGACCTTTCCGGACCGGCCGGTGTACGGCTTTATCGACGTCTTCACCGGGGAGCGGCACACCCTGGAGGAGTGGCGGGCCCTCAAGACGATGGGCCTCGAGCGGGTGTACGTCGGGATGGAGACCGGCCTGGACGCGCTGCTGGCCTTCCTCAACAAGCCCGGCTCGCGGGCCGAGCTCGTGCGCTTCGTGGGGGAACTAAAGCAAGCGGGGCTCGGCGTGGGCCTGATCGTGATGGTAGGCGTGGGGGGGCGGGCGTACCGCGAACGGCACGCCCAGGCCACGCTCGAGGCGTTACGCGAGATGCCGCTGGACGCGAAGGACCTGGTTTACGTCTCGCCGTTTGTGGAGCACCCCACCTCGGCATACGCCCGGCTGCGCGAAGCGGCGGGCCTGGAACCGATGCTCCCTGAGGAGGTGGAGGCGGAACTGGCGCGCCTCGCGGCCGCCGTGCGCCGCTTGGGGGTGCGGGCGAGCCGTTACGACATCCGTGAGTTCGTGTACTGA